From Chryseobacterium sp. H1D6B, a single genomic window includes:
- a CDS encoding DUF58 domain-containing protein has translation MLKNLYINNRFFFALIGVGILYVLAFFFPILMVFAHIVLLLCFLAVMIDGLLLFNQKDGILAQRILPEKLSNGDENPVKIDIKNNYSFKINAKVIDEIPFQFQKRDFLITKQIEPGKNSYFQYTLEPKERGEYNFGSLNIFAASPIGFISKRFRFQKDAVLPSYPSFIHLRKYELMAVQSEFLLGGIKKIRKLGHTMEFEQIKEYVPGDDIRTINWKATSKTNRLMVNQFQDEKSQRIFMLIDTGRTMKMPFKGLSLLDYSINAAMALSHIILKKGDRAGMMTFSKKTENKIAAENKSGQLKKISEALYNVNTNFFESDFNRLYQDVKYSINQRSLILLFTNFETLDGLNRQLKYLRGIAKNHLLVVVFFKNSELQHFMNKNPESMQEIYDEIIAEKFEFEKKLIIQELRKYGIYTVYTLPENLNIDVINKYLEIKARGIL, from the coding sequence ATGCTTAAAAATTTATACATAAATAACCGTTTCTTCTTCGCGCTCATCGGAGTGGGAATTCTTTATGTCCTGGCATTTTTCTTTCCAATTTTGATGGTTTTTGCCCATATTGTTTTACTGCTTTGTTTTCTTGCTGTAATGATAGATGGTCTTCTGCTTTTTAATCAGAAAGATGGAATCTTAGCACAGAGAATATTACCCGAAAAATTGTCTAACGGAGATGAAAATCCCGTGAAAATAGATATCAAAAATAATTACAGTTTTAAGATCAATGCGAAAGTAATTGATGAGATTCCGTTTCAGTTTCAGAAAAGAGATTTCTTAATTACAAAACAGATTGAACCAGGTAAGAACAGCTATTTTCAATACACTCTGGAACCTAAAGAAAGGGGAGAATATAATTTTGGAAGTTTAAATATTTTTGCGGCTTCACCGATCGGATTTATTTCAAAAAGATTCAGATTTCAAAAAGATGCTGTCCTTCCTTCTTATCCGTCTTTTATTCATCTTAGAAAGTATGAATTGATGGCTGTTCAGAGTGAATTTCTGCTTGGCGGAATCAAAAAAATAAGAAAGCTCGGCCATACCATGGAATTTGAGCAGATTAAAGAATATGTTCCTGGAGATGATATCAGAACCATCAATTGGAAAGCCACTTCCAAAACAAACCGATTGATGGTCAATCAGTTTCAGGATGAAAAATCCCAGCGTATTTTTATGCTGATAGATACAGGAAGGACTATGAAAATGCCTTTTAAAGGATTGAGCCTTCTTGATTATTCTATAAATGCAGCAATGGCATTGTCCCACATCATTTTGAAAAAAGGAGACCGTGCTGGAATGATGACTTTCTCGAAAAAAACCGAGAATAAAATAGCTGCTGAAAATAAATCCGGACAGCTGAAGAAAATTTCAGAAGCATTGTATAATGTTAACACCAATTTTTTTGAAAGTGATTTCAACAGGCTGTATCAGGATGTAAAATATTCTATCAATCAGAGGAGTTTAATTCTGCTTTTTACCAATTTTGAAACACTGGACGGGCTGAACCGCCAGCTGAAATATCTCCGCGGAATTGCAAAAAACCATTTGTTGGTCGTTGTATTTTTTAAAAATTCAGAACTTCAACATTTTATGAATAAAAACCCTGAAAGTATGCAGGAGATCTATGATGAAATTATTGCAGAGAAATTTGAATTTGAAAAGAAATTAATTATTCAGGAACTTCGCAAATATGGAATTTATACGGTTTATACCCTTCCCGAAAATTTAAATATCGATGTTATCAATAAATATCTTGAAATAAAAGCGAGAGGAATTTTATAA